GGCGGCCTTGTCTCTTTTGGGGCCGGTGAAAACACCTCAGTTTGTCATGCCGAGACCACATTGCTCCTGCAAGCCCCTGTGAACAAGGGCAACGGGTGGTCGGGCAAAGCAACTCCTTGGCTTTTGAATCCCGTCACAAAACATGGCATACAAGCACGCAACCGTATCCACCGAGACTGCCTGCGAGGACCAATTTTATGCGTCTGACCATTTTGGTTGACAATTGCACCTGTATCGATCGCTATTTCCTGGCCGAGCCGGCCCTGTCCATCTTTATTGAGGACCAGGGACAGCGCATCCTTTTTGATTGCGGCTACAGCGATGTCTTCCTCCACAACGCGGTCCGGGCGGGCATCGACTTGCTCCATCTCGATTTTCTGGCCTTTTCCCACGGCCACCTCGACCACACCTGGGGACTCGATGCACTCATCCGGCGCATCACGGAAGCCCGGCTCCAGGGATTGCCACACCACCCACCACATCTTGTCGCCCATCCCCGGACCTTTGTCAGCGTTTTCGAGCCCACTGCTGGCGATATCGGAGCGTTGCTGAGCCGGGAAAAAGTCGGGCACCATTTCAACTGCACTTTCAGTACCGAGCCTGTGGCGTTGACCGAACGGTTGACTTGGCTCGGGACCATTCCCCGCCTGATGCCTTTCGAGTCCCAGGACCCCATCGGCAGCAAAGCCGACGACGAGAGACCGGATTTTCTGCCGGACGATACTGCTCTGGCTTACCGGAGCGAAAAAGGGCTGGTCATCATAACCGGTTGCTCCCACGCCGGGATCTGCAACATCGTCGAATACGCCAAGCACCTCACCGGCGAATGCCGGGTGGTGGACATCATCGGCGGACTCCATCTCCAATCCCCTTCCACGGCGCAACTTGCAGGCACCATCGGGTATCTTGAGAAAGAGGGGCTGTCCCACCTCCACGCCGGCCATTGCACGGACCTGGCATCGAAAATCGCTCTCGCCCGGACGTTGCCCCTGCGCGAAGTCGGTTCCGGGCTGAGTCTGTCGTATTGATCCCAAGGGGGGCGCCAGAATCCGGAGGGGCATGCGGCAGGCCGAAGGAAACCGCGAACCGTGATTTCGGCGCAAAAGTACGATTTGAGGGGGCAGTTCCACAAAAGCCAACTCCGAAATCATGCTTCCGACCGTGGAGCTTCCCGCCCTCCACGCCGACACTGTCTTGTCCCGTCGCCCAAGCTGCAAAAAAACTGAACCGTTTACCACCTACCTTCTTTTGGTCTCCAAGCTCTTCTCCTTGCCCCGTTGACCAGTTTAGAGCCCCCCTGCTACAAGCACGTCTGGGTGGGACATATCAATTCCAATGTGGCGTTTCCCCAATGGCGGAGACAGTCCACTCCTCTTCCGGAGCGAGGTCAGAGCGGCTACGGCCACTACATGTGAACCGCAGTACGTCTTGAACATCTCCCGCTGTCCGTCTCGCACGGCGTGATGCCTTGATCCTTCCGAGTGCCAAGACGAGGACGGTCGGTGCCTTCAGGAGCCGAACTGCATGAACCTTCCCTTTCCAAGGAGTACGAGCAATGGACCAGGCCAGCCACGATCTCACGGAAACCGCCTTCCTGACCGATTGGACAACCGACCCTCAGCAGGCCAAACCCAAATACATCTACCTGAAATCCCTCCTCGAAAACGCCGAGGGCGTGGACATCTCTTTCAAGGGCCGTCCCGGTGTGACCTATTCCCTGCGCGGGCGCCATGTCGACCAGTCCCAACGCGATCTTTTCGTCATGATCGATGTCATTGACGATGACCCTCAGGACCGCTGGCTCTCGGTCTGTTTCTATGCGGATATGGTCCAAGACCCTGAAGAATTGGGGGATATGGTGCCGGAAGGATTATTGGGAGAGGACGCCGTGTGCTTCGACCTCGACACTGAGGCCGATGTGGATACCCAGTACGTCGCCGACCGGATCAAAGAAGCCATAGAACAGGCTCGGTCCGCCTGAGGCAGCACCTCCTTTTCTCCAGCCCCCTGTAAGCAGGGGGCTCTGGCCCCCCTACCAGGCCGTTGAAAATCTCCCAATGGCAGACAGCTGCAAAACGTTTAAACTCGTACGTACGGGTACGTCCGTTGCGACCTTGCACGCTGTGTCGCCGTCCATTGGGATTTTTGCACCACCTGCATGAGAAGGAATATTTCACCAGTCAGCAAAACACTCGAAAGGGAAATTGTGGCCTGTTATCTCGGCATGGACATCCAGATCCGACGCGGCTGTTCCTACGCGGTTATCGATGCCCACGGCTTACTCCAGGCTTCCGGGTGGCTCGAAAACCCGGTGCACCAAGCCCCAACCCTGGTCCGGCAATGGCTGCCGCACGGACTGCAGGCCGTTGGACTGGATGCCCCGCGCCAGCCGTTGCCCGGCCCGCGGCACTGGTATTGGCAGCGCAACAGTGGCCAATGGATTCCACGCACCACTCAAAAAGGGTGGGGACGCCATTGCGAGGTGGTCATCAGCGCCCATGGACTGGGGCGTCCACAATGGACACCGGTGCGGGGCCAAGCGCCGGAGTGGATGGAACGCGGTTTTGCCCTCTTTGAGGTACTGGGCCATCTTGTTGCTACGGAAGAGGTCTTTCCTTCGGCGGCGTATCTCCAGCTTCAAGACAATCGGGACGTCAGTCTGTGGATCGATTTTTCGGCCTGTGCGCCGGGTCCCAAAGACATGCTTGACGCCTGGGTTGCGGCGGCCGTGCTCAGAGAATGGGCGGAAGGACGGGGAGAGGCCGTTGGAAACGGCGATGGGCTAGGACGGATCATTCTGCCGCGCCCGCTCGCACCCCCCGTGGTGACGGGGGTCCTGCACTGGCCAGCGGCTGGCGGGGTATAACTGATGGCTGTCAACTCGCCCGGGAGGCCGGAAACGCTTGCTCGGGCCGGACCAGGTTCCGCCCGGCCTGTTTGGCCATATACAAAGCCGTGTCCACCCGTTTCAACACTTCGGACAAGGAATCTTCCTGGGGCGCGAGTTCGCAGACCCCGATACTCACGGTAACCTCTCCGGCTTCCAACACCCCGGCAAGGCTGGAGCCTTCAACAAACCGTCGCAACCCTTCAGCGACCTGGCTCGCTTCGGCAACCGGGGTTTCCGGTAACAGCACGGCGAATTCCTCGCCGCCGAGGCGGGCCATAAGATCGTGCTCACGGAGCCTGCCGCGGCATTTTTGTCCAAACTGGGCCAGGACATGGTCCCCGACGTCATGACCGTAGACATCGTTGACCTTTTTGAAGTGGTCGAGATCGAGCAACAAAACCGAGAGGGGCCGGCCGTACCGGTGTGCCCGACGGATCTCCTTGGCTCCGGCCTCGAAAAAGCCCCGCCGGTTGGGCAAGTCGGTCAAAAAATCCGTTCGCGCCAGGAGCCGGTTCTCCTGAACCGTGGATTCCAGCGCGCAGGATTTGGCATGCAAGGCCGCTTTAGCCAGACGCAGCTCGTCCATGCGCCGCATGGTCAAAAGCGTCTGCTCTAAAAGGGGCATCAGCCGGTAGAGCAACTTGGCATCCGTCTGGGCACAGGCTCCGTTTTCTTCCCGAACACAGGTCAACACGGCCCGCACCCGGCCAAATGCGAACGGGGCGTGCACGGCCGCCTTGGCCCTTTCCCGGACCACACCTGGATGGCGCTGCCACTCCGGGACCGAGCGCGTGTCATAGACGACCAGCGGCTTCATCCGCTCCAGCAGGCGGCTGAACACCTCCTTTTTGCGCCAGACAGTACCCTCAAAAACACTGTCCGTACTGGAGAGTACCTTGAAGACGTCTTGGGCTTCTTCAACCAGAACAAACACCGCCGCAAAGCCGCCGGCCTGACGTAAAATGCTCAGCACGCTGTCCAGACCATCCTGGGCCGTGGTGGCACTGGTCAGATCTCGCAGTCCATCAAGCAAAATTTCGGCTACTTGCCGCGACTCCGCCTCACGCCGGCGGACCCGTTCCAGGTCAAGAAAGGCCTCGTAGAGTTCCTCGTAGTCGACCCCGGCACCGGGGTGGTTTCTGTCTGTCACTGGTGCCACCTTCAAATGGATTTGGACCTTAGAGTCCAGGCGACTATGCCGCGTATTGTCTGGCTGATTTGGCGTTTGTGCCTCCGCAGATCCCTGGGCTCAAAAAACCGCCTCCTGATCACTGAAGACGA
The sequence above is drawn from the Desulfohalobium retbaense DSM 5692 genome and encodes:
- a CDS encoding MBL fold metallo-hydrolase codes for the protein MRLTILVDNCTCIDRYFLAEPALSIFIEDQGQRILFDCGYSDVFLHNAVRAGIDLLHLDFLAFSHGHLDHTWGLDALIRRITEARLQGLPHHPPHLVAHPRTFVSVFEPTAGDIGALLSREKVGHHFNCTFSTEPVALTERLTWLGTIPRLMPFESQDPIGSKADDERPDFLPDDTALAYRSEKGLVIITGCSHAGICNIVEYAKHLTGECRVVDIIGGLHLQSPSTAQLAGTIGYLEKEGLSHLHAGHCTDLASKIALARTLPLREVGSGLSLSY
- a CDS encoding GGDEF domain-containing protein, which codes for MTDRNHPGAGVDYEELYEAFLDLERVRRREAESRQVAEILLDGLRDLTSATTAQDGLDSVLSILRQAGGFAAVFVLVEEAQDVFKVLSSTDSVFEGTVWRKKEVFSRLLERMKPLVVYDTRSVPEWQRHPGVVRERAKAAVHAPFAFGRVRAVLTCVREENGACAQTDAKLLYRLMPLLEQTLLTMRRMDELRLAKAALHAKSCALESTVQENRLLARTDFLTDLPNRRGFFEAGAKEIRRAHRYGRPLSVLLLDLDHFKKVNDVYGHDVGDHVLAQFGQKCRGRLREHDLMARLGGEEFAVLLPETPVAEASQVAEGLRRFVEGSSLAGVLEAGEVTVSIGVCELAPQEDSLSEVLKRVDTALYMAKQAGRNLVRPEQAFPASRAS